Proteins co-encoded in one Streptomyces roseochromogenus subsp. oscitans DS 12.976 genomic window:
- a CDS encoding ferredoxin reductase family protein, with protein sequence MTTLQTRPAPVTSIPPRVVARTGLYALLAANAAVVAWFFVQAGFASNPLIVFGRLAGLYGALLMAFQLLLVARMPWLDRRIGMDRLTSWHRRTGFGILWTLLTHAVFITFGYAEASSMDPVNQLVNLAETTEGVLRAIVALALIVVVGAVSGRWARRRLAYETWHFIHLYTYVAVVLAFTHQVAVGTTFTSSPAATTYWYTVWGVALGSVVLGRMVLPLWRNLRHRLRVSAVVPESDDVVSVYVTGRDLDRLPARAGQFFLWRFLTKDRWWQANPFSLSAAPDGRTLRLTAKAAGAGSAALRHIKPGTRVFAEGPYGAFTTLHRSRPQSVLIAGGVGVTPIRALLEDLTGHAVVIYRVSSDRDAVLYDELCDLALTKGAELHLVTGSIVPDKLAPRELARLVPDIGDRDVFLCGPPGMMTAVLRSLGDLGVPKRQIHFERFSLAG encoded by the coding sequence TGTACGCCCTGCTCGCCGCCAACGCGGCGGTGGTCGCCTGGTTCTTCGTCCAGGCCGGCTTCGCCTCGAACCCGCTGATCGTGTTCGGCCGCCTCGCCGGTCTGTACGGCGCCCTCCTCATGGCGTTCCAGCTGCTGCTGGTGGCCCGGATGCCCTGGCTGGACCGCCGGATCGGCATGGACCGGCTGACCTCCTGGCACCGCCGCACCGGCTTCGGCATCCTGTGGACCCTGCTCACGCACGCCGTGTTCATCACCTTCGGCTACGCCGAGGCGTCCTCGATGGACCCGGTGAACCAGCTGGTGAACCTCGCCGAGACCACCGAGGGCGTGCTGCGCGCCATCGTCGCGCTCGCGCTGATCGTCGTGGTCGGCGCCGTCTCGGGCCGCTGGGCCCGGCGCCGGCTGGCCTACGAGACCTGGCACTTCATCCACCTGTACACCTATGTCGCCGTGGTCCTCGCCTTCACCCACCAGGTCGCCGTCGGTACGACCTTCACCTCGTCGCCGGCCGCGACGACCTACTGGTACACGGTGTGGGGCGTGGCCCTCGGCTCGGTGGTGCTGGGCCGGATGGTGCTGCCGCTGTGGCGGAACCTGCGACACCGGTTGCGTGTGTCGGCGGTCGTACCCGAGTCCGACGACGTCGTCTCCGTCTACGTCACCGGCCGCGACCTGGACAGGCTGCCCGCCCGGGCCGGGCAGTTCTTCCTCTGGCGGTTCCTCACCAAGGACCGCTGGTGGCAGGCCAATCCGTTCTCCCTGTCGGCCGCTCCCGACGGCCGCACCCTGCGCCTCACCGCGAAGGCGGCCGGCGCGGGCAGCGCCGCCCTGCGGCACATCAAGCCGGGCACCCGCGTCTTCGCCGAGGGCCCCTACGGCGCCTTCACCACGCTGCACCGCTCCCGCCCGCAGTCCGTGCTGATCGCGGGCGGCGTCGGCGTCACGCCGATCCGGGCGCTGCTGGAGGACCTGACGGGCCACGCCGTGGTCATCTACCGCGTGTCCAGCGACCGCGACGCCGTCCTCTACGACGAGCTGTGCGACCTCGCCCTCACCAAGGGAGCCGAGCTGCACCTGGTGACCGGATCCATCGTCCCCGACAAGCTGGCCCCGCGCGAACTGGCCCGGCTGGTCCCGGACATCGGCGACCGGGACGTCTTCCTGTGCGGGCCGCCCGGGATGATGACCGCCGTGCTGCGCAGCCTGGGCGACCTGGGCGTGCCCAAGCGGCAGATCCACTTCGAGCGCTTCAGCCTCGCGGGCTGA
- a CDS encoding FMN-binding protein, with translation MKRAIPVFLLTVAGLIPVWRYQPSTGTADVAQPASTPTSVPSSPSSSASPTSSSSSSSSSSSSSASKVVPGTAVDTVKGVFQVEVTFQGDRIASVRMLQAPHHPQTKWAVPELITETLKAQSAHIDSVSGATVTSRGYKESLQAAIDAKAS, from the coding sequence GTGAAGCGAGCCATTCCCGTCTTCCTCCTGACCGTCGCGGGTCTGATCCCGGTCTGGCGCTACCAGCCGTCGACCGGGACCGCCGACGTCGCCCAGCCCGCGTCGACACCGACTTCCGTGCCGTCCTCTCCCTCGTCGTCCGCGTCGCCGACGTCGTCCTCTTCGTCCTCTTCATCTTCGTCGTCCTCTTCGGCCTCGAAGGTCGTCCCGGGCACCGCGGTGGACACCGTGAAGGGTGTCTTCCAGGTGGAGGTGACCTTCCAGGGCGACCGGATCGCGTCCGTGCGGATGCTGCAGGCGCCGCACCATCCGCAGACCAAGTGGGCCGTACCGGAGCTGATCACGGAGACGCTGAAGGCGCAGAGCGCCCACATCGACTCGGTGTCCGGGGCCACGGTCACGAGCCGGGGATACAAGGAGTCCCTCCAGGCCGCAATCGACGCCAAGGCCTCCTGA
- a CDS encoding FAD:protein FMN transferase yields MGFPVSLRIDGEGEFEDDFEGDSEGDSEGDFAAATDAVFAWLREVDARFSPFKPDSEVSRYGRGEVADGELSADLTEVLGLCADLRRATGGAFDVRLPGRGFDPCAVVKGWSVQRAAELLTAAGARRFCLNAGGDVVVSGGPWRVGIRHPEQADRVCAVLAVTDGAVATSGRYERGDHIIDGRTGRPATGMLSLTVVAPTLTEADATATAAFALGTDGPAWAATRSGCEIFAIDTTHRVLRTPGLPVA; encoded by the coding sequence ATGGGGTTCCCCGTCTCGCTGCGGATCGACGGCGAGGGCGAATTCGAGGACGATTTCGAGGGTGACTCAGAGGGCGACTCCGAGGGCGACTTCGCGGCGGCCACGGACGCCGTCTTCGCCTGGCTGCGCGAAGTCGACGCCCGCTTCAGCCCGTTCAAGCCCGACAGCGAGGTGTCCCGGTACGGGCGCGGCGAGGTGGCGGACGGCGAGCTGAGCGCGGATCTGACGGAGGTGCTCGGCCTCTGCGCGGACCTGCGACGCGCGACCGGCGGCGCCTTCGACGTCCGGCTGCCCGGCCGGGGCTTCGATCCGTGCGCGGTGGTCAAGGGCTGGTCGGTGCAGCGGGCGGCCGAGCTGCTGACGGCTGCCGGGGCGCGCCGGTTCTGTCTCAACGCCGGTGGTGACGTGGTCGTCTCCGGCGGGCCCTGGCGGGTCGGGATACGGCACCCCGAACAGGCCGACCGAGTCTGTGCCGTGCTGGCGGTCACCGACGGGGCGGTGGCGACGTCCGGGCGGTACGAGCGCGGCGACCACATCATCGACGGCCGCACCGGACGCCCCGCGACCGGAATGCTCAGCCTCACCGTGGTGGCCCCGACCCTGACCGAGGCGGACGCGACCGCCACGGCCGCCTTCGCCCTGGGCACGGACGGCCCGGCCTGGGCCGCCACCCGCTCCGGCTGCGAGATCTTCGCGATCGACACCACACACCGAGTACTCCGCACACCGGGACTGCCGGTGGCCTAG